In Phyllopteryx taeniolatus isolate TA_2022b chromosome 22, UOR_Ptae_1.2, whole genome shotgun sequence, one DNA window encodes the following:
- the syt10 gene encoding synaptotagmin-10 isoform X1 — protein sequence MNPRHPSSSISSSGMQWLNQRDMSVRSGDGVTLCQRALEIVTDLCLTGHVDREKCTDIFPLESSNIPGKGHADISISLLAVVVGFCVLALLVVSLFVLWKLCWPLWRSKALTAHGGNVGHRVAFPEAPPHNSPPLPDKAGPVVGEEKKKHSPEAKVNGRSSVKLLEAAMKISQTSPDIPAEVQTTLREKLSHQAKIQRQTTEPTSSSRHNSFRRHLPRQMNVNSFDFSMDMVPFRQSSTASIGRIKPELYKQKSVDSDGEAREPADTCGKLSFSLRYDYEEQALVVRILKGFDLPAKDFTGTSDPYVKIYLLPERKKKFQTRVHRKNLNPMFDETFCFPVVYDELCNRKLHLSVYDFDRFTSHDMIGEVVVDNLFELSDLSREAVVWKDIYAATTETVDLGEIMYSLCYLPTAGRMTLTVIKCRNLKAMDITGSSDPYVKVHLICDGRRLKKRKTTTKKSTLNPVYNEAIIFDIPPENVEQVSLSIMVMDYDRVGHNEVIGVCRTGPDAEGLGRDHWNEMLAYPRKPITHWHALGEWPGKRASFESQASCPSPKPPQTP from the exons ATGAACCCCCGCCACCCCAGCTCCTCCATATCCTCCTCCGGCATGCAATGGCTTAACCAGAGAGACATGAGTGTCCGGAGCGGGGACGGCGTCACGTTGTGCCAAAGGGCTCTGGAGATTGTTACGGACCTTTGCCTCACCGGACACGTCGATCGGGAGAAATGCACGGATATTTTCCCCTTGGAGAGCAGCAACATACcaggtaaaggacatgcag ATATCTCAATCAGCCTCCTAGCTGTAGTTGTGGGCTTCTGCGTCCTCGCCTTGCTGGTGGTGTCCCTATTTGTCCTTTGGAAGCTGTGCTGGCCTCTCTGGAGGAGCAAGGCACTGACAGCGCACGGAGGAAATGTGGGGCATCGCGTCGCCTTTCCAGAAGCGCCTCCCCACAACTCACCACCTTTGCCCGATAAGGCAGGGCCGGTGGtgggagaagaaaagaagaagcacTCGCCCGAGGCGAAGGTAAACGGCCGGAGCTCAGTCAAACTTCTGGAGGCGGCCATGAAGATCAGCCAGACGTCACCAGACATCCCAGCGGAGGTGCAGACCACCCTGAGGGAGAAATTGAGCCATCAGGCCAAGATCCAGAGGCAGACCACTGAGCCGACATCGTCCTCCAG GCACAATTCATTCCGGCGCCACCTTCCCCGTCAGATGAACGTCAACAGCTTCGACTTCAGTATGGACATGGTGCCTTTCCGACAGTCGTCCACGGCAAGCATCGGGAGAATTAAACCAGAACTCTACAAGCAGAAGTCTGTGGACTCGGATGGCGAGGCCAGAGAACCCGCCGATACTTGCGGAAAGCTCAGCTTTTCCTTGCGTTACGACTACGAGGAGCAGGCGCTGGTGGTGAGGATCCTCAAAGGCTTCGACCTGCCTGCTAAAGACTTCACAGGGACCTCGGATCCCTACGTGAAGATCTACCTGCTGccagagaggaagaagaagttCCAGACGCGGGTCCACCGCAAAAACCTGAACCCCATGTTCGACGAGACCTTTTGCTTCCCTGTGGTGTACGACGAGCTCTGCAACCGCAAGCTGCACTTGAGCGTCTACGACTTCGACCGGTTCACCAGCCATGACATGATCGGCGAGGTGGTGGTGGACAATCTCTTTGAGCTCTCTGACCTTTCTCGTGAGGCAGTGGTGTGGAAGGACATTTATGCCGCAACCACG GAGACCGTTGACTTGGGGGAGATCATGTACTCGCTGTGCTACCTCCCCACAGCAGGGAGGATGACTCTGACGGTCATCAAATGCCGCAACCTCAAAGCTATGGACATCACAGGCTCTTCAG ATCCATACGTTAAAGTCCACTTGATCTGTGACGGACGCAGGCTTAAGAAGCGGAAAACCACCACCAAGAAGAGCACGCTCAACCCCGTGTACAACGAGGCCATCATTTTTGACATTCCCCCGGAAAACGTGGAACAGGTCAGCCTCTCCATCATGGTGATGGATTACGATCG GGTCGGACACAACGAGGTGATCGGAGTCTGTCGCACCGGGCCAGATGCGGAAGGCCTTGGACGGGATCACTGGAACGAAATGTTGGCTTACCCACGGAAGCCCATCACCCACTGGCACGCCCTGGGAGAG TGGCCTGGAAAGAGGGCAAGCTTCGAGAGTCAAGCGTCTTGTCCGTCACCAAAACCTCCGCAGACGCCGTGA
- the tnnt2c gene encoding troponin T2c, cardiac → MREVGDKGGRLGKNRHLHLSLTLPRGEFGVSHDPSKALREFHQHYPELSLQTLANLGGTPASRKDMSDAEEILEDQDEYEQEVKEQKEEQDYEVEEEEEVEEDEIQQHEEESKPRPKTTYVPNIAPPKLPDGEKVDFDDLHRKRVEKDFNDLQGLIELHFSNRQKEEEELVALRNRIERRRSDRAEQQRERADQERERQARLTEERVRREEEAAKLRAEEEAKKKKTFTNKSFGGYLQKVDQKKGKKLTAREEKKKALLERRKPLNIDHLNQDKLAEKAHDLWGWLHQLHSEKFELGEKLKRQKYDIYVLRNRVSDHQRGSKSSKTSRSAKGKSGSWK, encoded by the coding sequence AtgagggaggtgggggacaaGGGTGGAAGACTTGGAAAAAATAGACACTTGCATCTGTCTCTAACTCTTCCCCGCGGAGAATTTGGTGTGTCACATGATCCCAGCAAAGCATTAAGAGAGTTCCACCAGCACTACCCAGAGCTCAGTCTTCAGACGTTAGCCAATCTTGGTGGTACTCCCGCTTCCAGGAAAGACATGTCAGATGCTGAGGAGATCCTGGAGGATCAGGACGAGTACGAGCAGGAGGTGAAGGAACAGAAAGAGGAGCAGGACTACGAggtggaagaggaggaagaggtggaGGAGGATGAAATACAGCAGCATGAGGAAGAGTCTAAACCGCGACCTAAAACCACGTACGTGCCCAACATCGCCCCGCCCAAGCTGCCGGACGGAGAGAAGGTGGATTTCGACGACCTCCACCGCAAGCGCGTGGAGAAGGATTTCAACGACCTGCAGGGCCTTATCGAGCTGCACTTCTCCAATCGGcaaaaggaagaggaggagctggTGGCCCTGCGCAACCGTATCGAACGGCGCCGCTCGGACCGGGCCGAGCAGCAGCGGGAGCGCGCTGATCAAGAGCGTGAACGCCAAGCCCGGTTAACGGAGGAGCGAGTGCGGCGAGAGGAGGAGGCGGCCAAGCTACGTGCTGAAGAGgaggccaagaagaagaagaccttCACCAACAAGTCCTTTGGTGGCTACCTGCAGAAGGTGGACCAGAAGAAGGGCAAGAAGCTGACGGCGCGCGAGGAGAAAAAGAAGGCACTGCTGGAACGCCGCAAACCACTCAACATCGACCACCTCAACCAAGACAAGCTGGCCGAGAAGGCACATGACCTGTGGGGGTGGCTCCACCAGCTCCATTCCGAGAAATTCGAGCTGGGCGAGAAGCTCAAGCGGCAGAAGTACGATATCTACGTGCTGCGCAACCGCGTCAGTGACCACCAGCGTGGGTCCAAGTCATCCAAGACCTCGCGTTCCGCCAAGGGAAAGTCGGGCTCTTGGAAGTGA
- the syt10 gene encoding synaptotagmin-10 isoform X2, translating into MNPRHPSSSISSSGMQWLNQRDMSVRSGDGVTLCQRALEIVTDLCLTGHVDREKCTDIFPLESSNIPDISISLLAVVVGFCVLALLVVSLFVLWKLCWPLWRSKALTAHGGNVGHRVAFPEAPPHNSPPLPDKAGPVVGEEKKKHSPEAKVNGRSSVKLLEAAMKISQTSPDIPAEVQTTLREKLSHQAKIQRQTTEPTSSSRHNSFRRHLPRQMNVNSFDFSMDMVPFRQSSTASIGRIKPELYKQKSVDSDGEAREPADTCGKLSFSLRYDYEEQALVVRILKGFDLPAKDFTGTSDPYVKIYLLPERKKKFQTRVHRKNLNPMFDETFCFPVVYDELCNRKLHLSVYDFDRFTSHDMIGEVVVDNLFELSDLSREAVVWKDIYAATTETVDLGEIMYSLCYLPTAGRMTLTVIKCRNLKAMDITGSSDPYVKVHLICDGRRLKKRKTTTKKSTLNPVYNEAIIFDIPPENVEQVSLSIMVMDYDRVGHNEVIGVCRTGPDAEGLGRDHWNEMLAYPRKPITHWHALGEWPGKRASFESQASCPSPKPPQTP; encoded by the exons ATGAACCCCCGCCACCCCAGCTCCTCCATATCCTCCTCCGGCATGCAATGGCTTAACCAGAGAGACATGAGTGTCCGGAGCGGGGACGGCGTCACGTTGTGCCAAAGGGCTCTGGAGATTGTTACGGACCTTTGCCTCACCGGACACGTCGATCGGGAGAAATGCACGGATATTTTCCCCTTGGAGAGCAGCAACATACcag ATATCTCAATCAGCCTCCTAGCTGTAGTTGTGGGCTTCTGCGTCCTCGCCTTGCTGGTGGTGTCCCTATTTGTCCTTTGGAAGCTGTGCTGGCCTCTCTGGAGGAGCAAGGCACTGACAGCGCACGGAGGAAATGTGGGGCATCGCGTCGCCTTTCCAGAAGCGCCTCCCCACAACTCACCACCTTTGCCCGATAAGGCAGGGCCGGTGGtgggagaagaaaagaagaagcacTCGCCCGAGGCGAAGGTAAACGGCCGGAGCTCAGTCAAACTTCTGGAGGCGGCCATGAAGATCAGCCAGACGTCACCAGACATCCCAGCGGAGGTGCAGACCACCCTGAGGGAGAAATTGAGCCATCAGGCCAAGATCCAGAGGCAGACCACTGAGCCGACATCGTCCTCCAG GCACAATTCATTCCGGCGCCACCTTCCCCGTCAGATGAACGTCAACAGCTTCGACTTCAGTATGGACATGGTGCCTTTCCGACAGTCGTCCACGGCAAGCATCGGGAGAATTAAACCAGAACTCTACAAGCAGAAGTCTGTGGACTCGGATGGCGAGGCCAGAGAACCCGCCGATACTTGCGGAAAGCTCAGCTTTTCCTTGCGTTACGACTACGAGGAGCAGGCGCTGGTGGTGAGGATCCTCAAAGGCTTCGACCTGCCTGCTAAAGACTTCACAGGGACCTCGGATCCCTACGTGAAGATCTACCTGCTGccagagaggaagaagaagttCCAGACGCGGGTCCACCGCAAAAACCTGAACCCCATGTTCGACGAGACCTTTTGCTTCCCTGTGGTGTACGACGAGCTCTGCAACCGCAAGCTGCACTTGAGCGTCTACGACTTCGACCGGTTCACCAGCCATGACATGATCGGCGAGGTGGTGGTGGACAATCTCTTTGAGCTCTCTGACCTTTCTCGTGAGGCAGTGGTGTGGAAGGACATTTATGCCGCAACCACG GAGACCGTTGACTTGGGGGAGATCATGTACTCGCTGTGCTACCTCCCCACAGCAGGGAGGATGACTCTGACGGTCATCAAATGCCGCAACCTCAAAGCTATGGACATCACAGGCTCTTCAG ATCCATACGTTAAAGTCCACTTGATCTGTGACGGACGCAGGCTTAAGAAGCGGAAAACCACCACCAAGAAGAGCACGCTCAACCCCGTGTACAACGAGGCCATCATTTTTGACATTCCCCCGGAAAACGTGGAACAGGTCAGCCTCTCCATCATGGTGATGGATTACGATCG GGTCGGACACAACGAGGTGATCGGAGTCTGTCGCACCGGGCCAGATGCGGAAGGCCTTGGACGGGATCACTGGAACGAAATGTTGGCTTACCCACGGAAGCCCATCACCCACTGGCACGCCCTGGGAGAG TGGCCTGGAAAGAGGGCAAGCTTCGAGAGTCAAGCGTCTTGTCCGTCACCAAAACCTCCGCAGACGCCGTGA